The following proteins come from a genomic window of Maribacter sp. HTCC2170:
- a CDS encoding GNAT family N-acetyltransferase → MKMNIRDAKASDMKSVLELIKELASFEKEPGAVEVTEDDLVRDGFGSNKLFHCFVAESDSKIVGMALVYNRYSTWKGPIIHLEDLVVAESMRGSGLGTALLDEVVKYGAARGAKRINWEVIDWNEPAIAFYEKKGAKVLRDWDVVQLDENGINSYLRSI, encoded by the coding sequence ATGAAAATGAATATTCGAGATGCTAAGGCTTCAGATATGAAATCTGTTCTAGAACTGATAAAGGAACTGGCCAGTTTTGAAAAAGAGCCTGGTGCAGTTGAGGTTACTGAGGACGATTTGGTACGTGACGGATTTGGAAGTAACAAATTATTTCATTGTTTCGTGGCTGAATCAGATTCAAAAATTGTGGGTATGGCGTTGGTTTATAATCGCTATTCTACATGGAAGGGTCCGATAATACACTTGGAGGATTTAGTTGTGGCCGAATCTATGCGAGGAAGTGGATTAGGGACCGCTTTATTGGATGAAGTTGTTAAATATGGTGCGGCACGAGGAGCAAAACGTATCAATTGGGAAGTGATAGATTGGAATGAACCTGCCATTGCTTTTTACGAAAAAAAAGGGGCAAAGGTATTACGCGATTGGGATGTTGTGCAGTTAGATGAGAATGGAATAAATAGTTATTTAAGGAGTATTTAG
- a CDS encoding TerB family tellurite resistance protein, with the protein MPILDLYNHSEKRRNLAHFASIATLAAVDGEVNPREMHLLESFAHKLDISEAEFKEVMKKKNKYPIDPQNSSEQRLERLFDLFKIIFADNEVEDEEMVLLKKYAIGLGYTSEKADRIIEKSIAIFTGRIDFEDYLYLIKR; encoded by the coding sequence ATGCCCATTTTAGATTTATACAATCATAGTGAGAAACGTAGGAATTTGGCACATTTTGCTTCGATAGCCACATTGGCTGCTGTAGATGGTGAAGTTAACCCACGGGAAATGCATCTTTTGGAAAGTTTTGCCCATAAATTGGATATTTCCGAAGCGGAGTTCAAGGAAGTAATGAAGAAAAAGAACAAATATCCTATTGACCCTCAGAATAGTTCAGAACAAAGATTGGAACGCCTTTTTGATCTTTTCAAAATTATTTTTGCTGATAATGAGGTCGAAGATGAAGAGATGGTATTATTGAAGAAATACGCAATAGGTTTAGGGTACACCAGTGAAAAAGCTGACAGAATTATTGAAAAGTCGATTGCGATTTTTACCGGAAGAATCGATTTTGAGGATTACCTTTATTTGATAAAGCGATAA
- the fbp gene encoding class 1 fructose-bisphosphatase: protein MVGKKHKTLGEFIIENQTSFQYSSGELSKLINAIRLAAKVVNHEVNKAGLVDILGAAGDTNIQGENQQKLDVMANDIFIQTLKNREIVCGIASEEEDDFITINSNDEQHQNKYVVLIDPLDGSSNIDVNVSVGTIFSIYRRVTPVGTPVKLKDFLQPGKNQVAAGYIVYGTSTMLVYTTGHGVNGFTLNPAIGTFYLSHPDMRFPETGKIYSVNEGNYIHFPQGVKDYIKYCQEEEDDRPYTSRYIGSLVSDFHRNMIKGGIYMYPKSSLASNGKLRLLYECNPMAFLAEQANGRASDGTTRIMEIKPTELHERAPFFCGSNKMVEKLEEFIDQQA from the coding sequence ATGGTTGGTAAAAAACACAAAACGCTGGGGGAATTTATCATTGAAAACCAAACTTCTTTTCAATACTCCTCAGGAGAGCTTTCTAAACTTATCAATGCCATAAGATTGGCCGCAAAAGTTGTCAACCATGAAGTAAACAAAGCTGGTCTTGTTGATATTCTAGGTGCTGCGGGTGATACAAATATCCAAGGTGAAAACCAACAAAAGCTGGATGTAATGGCAAACGATATATTTATTCAGACCTTGAAGAATAGAGAGATTGTTTGTGGAATCGCTTCTGAAGAAGAGGATGATTTCATTACCATCAACAGTAATGATGAGCAACACCAAAACAAGTATGTGGTTTTGATAGACCCTCTTGATGGTTCCTCGAATATTGATGTAAATGTTTCAGTAGGAACTATTTTTTCAATCTATAGAAGAGTGACACCTGTGGGAACCCCTGTAAAACTTAAAGATTTTCTTCAACCTGGAAAAAATCAAGTTGCCGCCGGATATATTGTTTATGGAACCTCTACTATGCTGGTTTATACAACTGGGCATGGTGTTAACGGGTTTACCTTAAACCCCGCAATAGGCACCTTTTACCTCTCACACCCAGACATGAGGTTTCCTGAAACCGGAAAAATTTACTCTGTAAACGAAGGTAATTACATCCATTTTCCGCAAGGCGTAAAAGATTATATAAAGTATTGTCAGGAAGAAGAAGATGATAGACCTTATACCTCAAGATATATTGGTTCTCTGGTCTCCGATTTTCATAGGAATATGATTAAGGGTGGTATTTATATGTACCCCAAAAGTAGTCTTGCCTCAAATGGCAAACTCCGGTTACTGTATGAGTGTAACCCCATGGCTTTTTTAGCTGAACAGGCAAATGGCAGGGCAAGTGATGGTACTACAAGAATTATGGAAATAAAACCTACTGAGCTTCATGAAAGAGCGCCTTTTTTCTGTGGAAGTAATAAAATGGTTGAGAAGTTAGAAGAGTTCATTGACCAACAAGCATAA
- the mfd gene encoding transcription-repair coupling factor → MIQTTIQQLFTQSPQTRKLQDAIAQTENNIAIKGLIGSSLSFMFSSLFKENDLPFLLIFNDKEEAAYYLNDLELLIGEKDVLFYPGSYRRPYQIEETDNANVLLRAEVLNRINSRKKPAVIVTYPDALFEKVVTRKELDKNTLKIKVDDSLSLDFLNEVLFEYQFKRVDFVTEPGEFSVRGGIVDVFSFSHDEPYRIEFFGDEVDSIRTFDVETQLSTEKVTRITIIPNVENKLLNETRESFLNYISPKTVVYGKNLEMLFDRLDSFFTKAEESFAKLSEDIKHVEPSELFVNSKSLKSQLEDFALISSSGGQILTQREKQSDIQFKTKPQPSFNKKFDLLMANLNENCKNGYTNYIFCASDQQAKRLHDIFDEVDHDIEYKTHVFPIFQGFIDDDLKLACYTDHQIFDRYHKFHLKNGYAKKQAITLTELNRLEVGDYVTHIDHGIGKFGGLQKIDVEGKKQEAIKLMYGDRDILYVSIHSLHKISKFNGKDGAAPKIYKLGSAAWKKLKQKTKSRVKQIAFDLIKVYAKRRLEKGFQYDPDSYLQLELEASFIYEDTPDQGKATEDVKKDMESERPMDRLVCGDVGFGKTEVAIRAAFKAVDNGKQVAILVPTTILAYQHHRTFSERLKELPVSVDYLNRFRTAKEKRETLERLENGKVDIIIGTHQLVNKNVKFKDLGLLIVDEEQKFGVSVKDKLKSIKENVDVLTLTATPIPRTLQFSLMAARDLSVINTPPPNRYPIESNVIRFNEEIIRDAVSYEIQRGGQIFFIHNRIENIKEVAGMLQRLVPDAKIGIGHGQKDGKKLEALMLAFMNGEFDVLVSTTIVESGLDVTNANTIFINNANNFGLSDLHQMRGRVGRSNKKAFCYFITPPYEVMTNEARKRIQALEQFTELGSGFNIAMKDLEIRGAGDLLGGEQSGFINEIGFDAYQKILAEAIDELKENEFKELYDEVEGHHEKVFVKETQIDTDFELLFPDDYVNNISERLSLYTELNSIKDEEALQKFELELVDRFGELPTPVVDLLNSVRIKWIANTIGLEKVVMKQNKLIGYFVSDQESEFYQSEAFTKVLQFVQANPAACKMKEKQTRNGLRLLLTFDSVGSIDSALEALKPLGKSLEKS, encoded by the coding sequence TTGATCCAGACTACAATTCAACAACTGTTCACACAGTCTCCCCAAACTAGGAAACTGCAGGATGCTATTGCCCAGACCGAAAATAATATTGCTATAAAAGGGCTAATTGGGTCCTCTCTTTCCTTTATGTTTTCATCACTTTTCAAAGAAAATGACCTTCCTTTTCTTCTAATTTTCAACGACAAGGAAGAAGCAGCCTACTACTTGAACGACCTTGAACTTTTGATTGGTGAAAAAGATGTGCTTTTTTACCCTGGTAGTTATCGCAGGCCTTACCAAATTGAGGAAACCGACAACGCCAATGTGCTTCTCAGAGCGGAAGTTCTAAACCGAATCAACTCCAGAAAAAAACCAGCGGTAATTGTCACCTATCCAGATGCTTTGTTTGAAAAGGTTGTAACAAGAAAAGAACTCGACAAGAACACCTTGAAAATAAAAGTAGATGATTCACTTTCATTGGATTTTTTGAATGAAGTTCTTTTCGAATACCAATTCAAAAGGGTTGATTTTGTAACCGAACCTGGTGAATTCTCAGTACGTGGAGGCATAGTAGATGTGTTTTCTTTTTCCCATGATGAACCCTATCGAATTGAATTCTTTGGTGATGAAGTGGACAGCATTAGAACTTTTGATGTTGAAACCCAATTATCAACCGAAAAAGTAACGCGAATTACAATTATCCCAAATGTTGAAAACAAACTATTGAACGAGACTAGGGAAAGTTTTCTAAATTACATTTCACCCAAAACAGTGGTTTACGGCAAGAATTTGGAGATGCTATTTGACCGACTGGATTCATTCTTCACAAAAGCTGAAGAGTCATTCGCCAAACTATCTGAAGACATAAAACATGTAGAGCCTTCAGAATTATTCGTAAACTCAAAATCATTAAAATCACAACTTGAGGATTTTGCTCTAATATCATCTTCAGGAGGTCAAATTTTGACACAACGGGAAAAGCAATCAGACATACAATTCAAGACAAAACCTCAACCTTCATTCAATAAAAAGTTTGATTTGTTGATGGCGAATTTGAATGAGAATTGTAAAAACGGATATACAAACTACATTTTTTGTGCTTCGGACCAACAGGCAAAAAGGCTACATGATATTTTCGATGAAGTTGACCATGACATTGAATACAAGACTCATGTTTTTCCAATATTCCAAGGGTTCATTGATGATGATTTAAAACTAGCCTGTTATACAGATCACCAGATTTTTGACCGCTATCATAAATTCCATTTAAAAAATGGTTATGCCAAAAAACAGGCGATTACACTGACGGAATTAAATAGGTTGGAAGTCGGGGATTATGTCACCCATATTGATCATGGAATCGGCAAATTTGGCGGTCTTCAAAAAATAGATGTTGAAGGCAAAAAACAGGAGGCTATTAAATTAATGTATGGCGATCGCGATATTCTATATGTTAGTATCCACTCCCTACACAAAATATCAAAATTCAATGGTAAAGATGGTGCTGCCCCAAAAATTTACAAACTTGGTTCAGCCGCTTGGAAAAAGCTAAAACAAAAAACAAAATCCCGAGTCAAACAAATTGCATTTGATCTTATCAAGGTCTACGCGAAAAGAAGATTGGAAAAAGGATTCCAATATGACCCGGACAGTTATTTGCAGCTAGAACTTGAGGCTTCTTTTATTTATGAAGACACCCCAGACCAAGGAAAAGCAACTGAAGATGTCAAAAAAGACATGGAAAGTGAACGACCAATGGACCGGCTCGTTTGTGGTGATGTAGGTTTTGGAAAGACCGAAGTAGCTATCCGTGCGGCATTCAAAGCCGTGGACAATGGAAAACAGGTTGCCATATTGGTTCCCACTACAATTTTGGCATATCAGCACCATAGAACTTTCTCCGAACGATTAAAAGAGTTGCCGGTTTCTGTAGACTATCTCAATAGATTTAGAACAGCAAAAGAAAAGCGTGAAACCCTTGAAAGACTTGAGAACGGCAAAGTAGATATCATCATCGGCACTCATCAACTGGTCAACAAAAATGTAAAGTTCAAGGACCTAGGGTTATTGATTGTTGATGAAGAACAAAAATTTGGTGTTTCCGTCAAAGACAAACTCAAATCGATTAAAGAAAATGTCGATGTTTTGACCTTAACCGCAACACCAATTCCAAGAACCCTGCAATTTAGTTTAATGGCGGCGAGAGACTTGTCGGTAATCAACACTCCACCACCAAATCGATATCCTATTGAGAGTAATGTGATACGATTCAATGAAGAAATAATTAGAGATGCTGTCTCATATGAAATCCAGAGAGGAGGACAAATATTCTTTATCCATAACCGAATTGAAAATATCAAAGAAGTGGCAGGCATGCTTCAAAGACTTGTTCCTGATGCCAAAATCGGCATTGGTCATGGACAAAAGGATGGCAAAAAGTTAGAAGCACTGATGTTGGCCTTTATGAATGGAGAATTTGATGTACTAGTCTCGACAACAATCGTTGAAAGTGGTCTTGATGTTACCAATGCCAATACAATTTTCATTAATAATGCCAATAATTTTGGATTGAGTGACCTACATCAAATGCGAGGTCGTGTAGGCCGAAGCAATAAAAAGGCTTTCTGTTATTTTATTACTCCACCTTATGAGGTTATGACCAACGAGGCCAGAAAAAGAATTCAGGCCTTGGAACAATTCACAGAATTGGGAAGTGGCTTCAATATAGCAATGAAAGATTTAGAAATTCGTGGGGCAGGAGACCTTTTGGGAGGTGAGCAAAGCGGGTTTATTAATGAGATTGGATTTGACGCATATCAAAAAATATTGGCCGAAGCCATCGATGAATTAAAGGAAAACGAGTTTAAAGAGCTATACGATGAAGTTGAAGGGCATCACGAGAAAGTGTTTGTAAAAGAAACCCAGATTGATACTGATTTTGAGCTATTATTCCCCGATGATTATGTGAACAATATCTCTGAAAGATTGAGCCTATATACGGAACTCAATTCTATCAAAGACGAAGAAGCGTTACAAAAATTTGAATTAGAGTTAGTTGATCGTTTTGGAGAACTACCAACCCCTGTGGTAGATTTATTGAACTCGGTTAGAATAAAATGGATTGCCAATACCATAGGTCTTGAAAAAGTAGTGATGAAACAAAACAAGCTCATTGGATATTTTGTGTCAGACCAAGAATCTGAATTCTATCAGAGTGAGGCATTCACTAAAGTACTTCAATTTGTACAGGCGAACCCTGCCGCATGCAAAATGAAAGAAAAACAGACCCGTAACGGACTTCGTTTACTTTTAACCTTTGACAGTGTGGGTTCGATAGATAGTGCCTTAGAGGCATTAAAACCTTTGGGAAAATCACTTGAAAAAAGCTGA
- a CDS encoding GNAT family N-acetyltransferase: protein MHIYAMAPKDWESVSKIYKAGINTGCATFEKKVPSYEDWDKAHISSCRIVIKENDKVIGWAALSTVSSRCVYGGVAEVSVYVGQDHSGKGAGKLLMMHLIAQSEKDGFWTLQSGIFPENEASIALHKKAGFRYIGKREKVGQLDGVWKDNLLFERRSKTIGIS from the coding sequence ATGCATATTTACGCAATGGCTCCCAAAGATTGGGAATCGGTTTCAAAAATTTATAAAGCAGGCATAAACACTGGCTGTGCTACCTTCGAAAAAAAAGTTCCTTCATATGAGGATTGGGACAAGGCGCATATTTCTTCTTGCAGAATAGTTATCAAAGAAAATGACAAAGTCATAGGCTGGGCCGCCCTATCAACTGTTTCAAGCAGATGTGTTTATGGGGGTGTGGCCGAAGTAAGCGTTTACGTTGGCCAAGATCATTCCGGAAAAGGTGCAGGAAAATTGTTAATGATGCATTTAATAGCGCAGAGCGAAAAGGATGGTTTTTGGACCCTTCAATCAGGAATATTTCCTGAAAACGAAGCTAGTATTGCCTTACATAAAAAAGCAGGTTTTCGATATATTGGCAAGCGAGAAAAAGTTGGTCAATTAGACGGTGTTTGGAAGGATAATCTACTTTTTGAACGAAGAAGCAAAACTATAGGTATAAGCTAG
- a CDS encoding aspartate kinase, translated as MRIFKFGGASVKDADGVKNLVKVLTEVGHKNTLLVVSAMGKTTNAMEKIIDCYFNDKVGLKEAFQEVIEYHNGILLDLFKNDKHEVFSKTKTLFEEVKGFLAWNKSPKYSFVYDQVVGYGELVSTTILSAYLNEVGIKNSWLDVRDFIKTDNNYRDAVVNWEKTQEKVTSGIDVDKLYITQGFLGSDDNNFTTTLGREGSDYTAAIFAYCLNANSVTIWKDVPGVLNADPRYFEEAQLLNKISYREAIELAFYGASVIHPKTLQPLQRKEIPLLVKSFINPKGKGTTVGKGTTLEPKVPCYIMKKDQVLMRLSSLDFSFIVENSISELFKMLHDHKMKVDLIQNSAISFSVCVDNKFGQLQELLNLLKSRFNVVCHEGVSLYTIRHFDSDAISSLQNGHEILLEQRANETVQLVVK; from the coding sequence ATGAGAATATTCAAATTCGGAGGAGCATCTGTTAAGGATGCAGATGGCGTAAAGAACTTGGTGAAGGTTTTGACAGAGGTAGGTCATAAAAACACTTTGCTTGTGGTTTCTGCAATGGGCAAGACCACAAATGCCATGGAGAAGATCATTGATTGTTATTTTAATGATAAAGTAGGTCTAAAAGAAGCTTTTCAGGAAGTAATCGAATATCATAATGGTATTCTTTTGGATTTATTCAAGAATGACAAACATGAGGTATTTTCCAAGACCAAAACTTTGTTTGAAGAGGTAAAAGGCTTTTTGGCTTGGAACAAATCTCCTAAGTATAGTTTCGTTTATGATCAAGTTGTAGGATACGGTGAATTAGTTTCAACCACAATTTTAAGCGCCTATTTGAATGAAGTTGGAATTAAAAACAGCTGGCTCGATGTTCGTGATTTTATAAAAACTGATAATAATTATCGTGATGCCGTGGTAAATTGGGAAAAGACCCAAGAGAAAGTAACTAGTGGTATTGATGTAGACAAACTTTATATAACCCAAGGATTTTTAGGCAGCGATGATAATAATTTCACAACCACTTTAGGCCGTGAGGGATCTGATTATACCGCAGCCATTTTTGCGTATTGCCTAAACGCCAATTCCGTGACTATCTGGAAAGATGTTCCAGGGGTTTTAAATGCTGATCCACGTTATTTCGAAGAGGCACAATTGTTGAACAAAATTTCATATAGAGAGGCGATAGAGCTTGCATTTTATGGTGCTTCGGTCATACATCCAAAAACGCTGCAACCTTTGCAAAGAAAAGAAATTCCTTTGTTGGTGAAATCATTCATCAATCCCAAAGGAAAAGGTACAACCGTAGGCAAAGGGACCACATTGGAACCTAAAGTTCCTTGTTACATAATGAAAAAAGATCAAGTACTTATGCGATTGTCTTCTCTTGATTTTTCATTCATAGTTGAAAATAGCATTAGTGAACTGTTCAAAATGCTACATGACCATAAAATGAAAGTAGATTTGATCCAAAATTCCGCGATTAGTTTCTCTGTTTGTGTGGACAATAAGTTTGGGCAACTTCAGGAATTATTGAACTTATTGAAAAGTAGGTTCAATGTGGTCTGTCATGAGGGAGTATCGTTGTATACCATTCGTCATTTTGATTCGGATGCCATTTCTTCATTACAAAACGGCCATGAAATCTTGTTGGAACAGCGTGCCAATGAAACTGTTCAGTTAGTTGTAAAATAG
- a CDS encoding GNAT family N-acyltransferase, whose product MGLVTAKEVAKAINLHKYGFLGTFMGWVLMKVTRISGINRFYTKHKHLEGIEFLDAILRHYQIDFEIPDEDFKRLPKDGAYITISNHPLGGIDGVLLLKLLVTHRSDFKIIANFLLNRIEPMSPYILPVNPFENHKDVKSSIAGFKSAMSHLGNGHPLGIFPAGEVSTYKDDRLIVDKPWEEAALKLIRRANVPVVPIYFHAKNSKFFYRLSKISDIFRTAKLPSEVYSQKNRPIKVRIGQPISVQMQNEQETLADFTELLRKKTYLLSNAYEKERLIDQIPTSLKLPKTPKKIATAVRTEVIEGEIEKLREKDCRMLQSKNYEVFLAKAIDMPFILKEIGRQREVTFRAIGEGTNNSIDLDKFDEYYHHLFLWDDKDKEIVGAYRMGMGSEIFKHHGIDGFYLQDLFRFEPELFGMMKQSIEMGRAYIIKKYQQKPMPLFLLWKGIVHTTLRHPEHKYLIGGVSISNQFSNFSKSLMIEFMKSNYWDPYVAQYISPKKEFKVKLKDADKEFIFDETEADLNKFDRMINEVEPGNLRLPVLIKKYIKQNAKVVAFNVDPLFNNSVDGLMYIRIADLPESTVKPVMEEFQAELERKFAENLQNGDKD is encoded by the coding sequence ATGGGTTTAGTGACCGCTAAAGAGGTAGCCAAGGCAATCAACCTTCACAAATATGGTTTTTTGGGCACCTTTATGGGGTGGGTTTTAATGAAGGTCACACGAATTTCTGGAATAAATCGCTTTTATACCAAGCACAAACACCTTGAGGGGATTGAATTTCTTGATGCTATTTTGAGACACTATCAAATAGATTTTGAAATTCCAGATGAAGATTTTAAACGCTTGCCTAAAGATGGAGCCTACATTACAATTTCCAACCATCCACTAGGTGGGATTGATGGTGTTTTGCTACTAAAATTATTGGTTACGCATAGGTCCGATTTTAAGATTATTGCGAACTTTCTTCTCAATAGAATAGAACCGATGTCTCCCTATATTTTGCCCGTCAATCCTTTTGAAAACCATAAGGATGTAAAAAGTAGTATTGCTGGTTTCAAAAGTGCTATGTCTCATCTAGGAAATGGCCATCCCTTAGGAATTTTTCCGGCAGGTGAGGTCTCTACCTATAAAGACGACAGATTAATTGTTGATAAGCCCTGGGAAGAAGCGGCACTAAAACTTATTAGAAGGGCAAATGTGCCAGTAGTTCCCATATATTTCCATGCGAAGAATAGCAAATTCTTTTATCGTTTGTCAAAGATCAGCGATATTTTTAGAACTGCCAAGTTACCTTCAGAGGTATATTCGCAAAAGAATAGACCTATAAAGGTTAGAATAGGACAACCAATTTCTGTTCAAATGCAGAATGAGCAGGAAACTTTAGCAGATTTTACCGAGTTATTGCGTAAAAAAACATATTTACTTTCCAATGCCTATGAAAAGGAACGATTGATCGATCAAATACCAACTTCTTTAAAGCTTCCTAAAACGCCGAAAAAGATTGCTACTGCAGTGAGAACTGAGGTCATTGAAGGAGAAATTGAAAAATTGCGAGAGAAGGATTGCCGAATGCTTCAGAGTAAAAACTATGAGGTTTTCTTGGCAAAAGCGATAGATATGCCTTTTATTTTAAAGGAAATTGGGAGGCAGCGTGAAGTTACTTTTAGAGCCATTGGTGAGGGCACCAACAACTCAATTGATTTAGACAAGTTTGATGAGTACTATCATCATCTTTTTCTTTGGGATGACAAGGATAAAGAGATTGTAGGGGCATACAGAATGGGAATGGGTTCTGAGATTTTTAAGCACCATGGTATCGATGGGTTTTATCTCCAAGATCTTTTTAGGTTTGAACCGGAATTGTTTGGAATGATGAAGCAATCCATTGAAATGGGACGGGCGTATATCATTAAAAAATACCAACAAAAACCAATGCCGTTGTTTTTGCTTTGGAAAGGTATTGTTCATACTACCTTAAGGCACCCGGAACATAAGTATCTCATTGGGGGAGTGAGTATAAGTAACCAGTTTTCAAACTTTTCTAAATCTTTAATGATAGAGTTTATGAAAAGTAATTATTGGGACCCTTATGTGGCCCAATATATAAGCCCAAAGAAGGAGTTCAAGGTGAAATTAAAGGATGCCGATAAAGAGTTTATTTTTGATGAAACTGAAGCGGATTTGAATAAATTTGACCGAATGATCAATGAGGTTGAACCAGGGAACCTCCGGTTGCCCGTACTCATTAAAAAGTATATTAAACAAAATGCAAAGGTAGTGGCGTTTAATGTTGACCCACTCTTTAATAATTCAGTAGATGGTTTAATGTACATTAGAATAGCTGATTTACCGGAGAGCACAGTAAAACCGGTAATGGAAGAGTTTCAAGCAGAACTTGAACGTAAATTTGCTGAAAATCTGCAAAATGGTGACAAAGATTAG